A stretch of Apostichopus japonicus isolate 1M-3 chromosome 9, ASM3797524v1, whole genome shotgun sequence DNA encodes these proteins:
- the LOC139974481 gene encoding uncharacterized protein, whose protein sequence is MKNTTPSSTSMASTTADRNPAITNTTPSTTSIASTTADRNPAITNTTPSTTSIVGTTADRNPAITNTTPSTTSMGTTTKLQTSKKYPYYVNIQDYADEPGRHNLILGSTRPGDILLFTSRQNVHGTLFEVQHYTFQYSQKPTETISGVLVRDKWDDDTGGYPELMAGGPGQGYVVVKITSQQNRGFYFSFSVYGRNT, encoded by the exons ATGAAGAATACAACGCCATCATCAACATCCATG GCGAGTACGACAGCAGATAGAAATCCTGCAATAACGAATACAACGCCATCAACAACATCCATT GCGAGTACGACAGCAGATAGAAATCCTGCAATAACGAATACAACGCCATCAACAACATCCATT GTGGGTACGACAGCAGATAGAAATCCTGCAATAACGAATACAACGCCATCAACAACATCCATG GGTACCACAACTAAGCTTCAGACCTCGAAAAAATATCCCTACTATGTTAACATCCAAGATTACGCAGACGAGCCAGGGAGACACAATTTAATTTTGGGTAGTACTAGGCCAGGGGATATCCTTCTGTTCACAAGCAGACAGAATGTGCATGGCACGCTGTTTGAAGTACAGCATTACACCTTCCAGTACAGCCAAAAGCCTACTGAAACAATCTCTGGAGTACTAGTACGGGATAAATGGGACGATGACACTGGCGGATATCCCGAACTGATGGCAGGTGGTCCAGGACAAGGCTATGTTGTGGTAAAAATAACCTCACAGCAAAATCGGGGTTTctatttttccttttctgtctATGGTCGAAACACTTGA